One genomic segment of Mycolicibacterium psychrotolerans includes these proteins:
- a CDS encoding cupin domain-containing protein, with protein MDVRRVVTGHDASGKSVFVSDETVAPRKPVLLPGSEFTMLWGGDETPHFPDDGSMPNWHTYFPPVGGFRFSMFTLPPGTAEARTDDLTTEEAIADGEAKLPGLLGYMELDDPGMHTTDTIDFEVVLEGTVILELDDGAEVTLHPGDTVVQNGTRHRWRNPGDVPARLALFVCGAEHDTVTRPG; from the coding sequence ATGGATGTCCGCCGAGTCGTCACAGGCCACGATGCGTCCGGGAAGTCGGTGTTCGTCAGCGACGAGACGGTCGCGCCGCGCAAGCCGGTCCTGCTGCCCGGATCCGAGTTCACGATGCTGTGGGGCGGCGACGAGACGCCCCACTTCCCCGACGACGGATCGATGCCGAACTGGCACACCTACTTTCCGCCGGTCGGCGGGTTCCGATTCTCGATGTTCACGCTGCCGCCCGGCACCGCGGAGGCCAGGACCGACGACCTCACCACCGAGGAGGCGATCGCCGACGGCGAGGCGAAGCTGCCCGGGCTGCTCGGCTACATGGAACTCGACGATCCCGGCATGCACACCACCGACACCATCGACTTCGAGGTGGTGCTCGAGGGCACCGTCATCCTGGAACTCGACGACGGCGCGGAGGTGACGCTGCATCCCGGGGACACCGTGGTGCAGAACGGCACCCGGCACCGGTGGCGCAATCCCGGGGACGTCCCGGCCCGGCTCGCGTTGTTCGTGTGCGGAGCCGAGCACGACACCGTCACCCGTCCCGGCTGA
- a CDS encoding alkyl/aryl-sulfatase yields the protein MEHKPPTATIEAAHRAQLGSLPFDDTRDFADADRGFIAAQQPCVITAADGRVVWDNDVYDFLRGDAPTTVHPSLWRQSQLVAKQGLYEVVEGIYQVRGFDLSNITFVEGDTGIIVIDPLVSTEVAAAALALYRRHRGDRAVVAVIYTHSHVDHFGGVLGVTSQADVDAGKVAVLAPEGFTEHAVQENVYAGTAMARRAGYMYGAVLERGPQGQVGCGLGQTPSTGEVAIIVPTVDIRETGETHTIDGVEIEFQMAPGTEAPAEMHFYFPRYRALCMAENATHNLHNLLTLRGALVRDPHGWAGYLTEAIDTFADRADVVFASHHWPTWGADRIVEFLSLQRDLYAYLHDQTLRQLNQGYTGIEIAETFAMPPALERAWHAHGYYGSVSHNVKAVYQRYMGWFDGNPGRLWPHPPEAIGPRYVAAMGGLDRVVELAQQAFDEGDFRWAATLLDHAIFTDENHGGARQLYADTLEQLAYGSETATWRNFFLAGATELREGNFGTPTATSTTMAAQLSPEQMFDVLAISVNGPRAWDLDLAIDVTFGDTDTNYRLTLRNGVLVYRKVDADGQTAQATIRLATKVRLLSLAAGDATSPGVEITGDGGVLEQLVAVLDKPDPGFDIVTP from the coding sequence ATGGAGCACAAGCCACCCACCGCGACGATCGAAGCCGCTCACCGCGCCCAGCTGGGCAGCCTGCCGTTCGACGACACCCGAGACTTCGCCGACGCCGACCGCGGCTTCATCGCCGCGCAGCAGCCCTGCGTCATCACGGCCGCCGACGGGCGCGTCGTCTGGGACAACGACGTCTACGACTTCCTGCGCGGGGACGCGCCCACCACCGTGCACCCCAGCCTGTGGCGCCAGTCCCAACTGGTCGCCAAGCAGGGCCTCTACGAAGTGGTCGAAGGCATCTACCAGGTTCGCGGGTTCGACCTGTCCAACATCACGTTCGTCGAGGGTGACACCGGCATCATCGTGATCGACCCGCTGGTGTCCACCGAGGTCGCGGCGGCGGCTTTGGCGCTCTACCGCCGGCATCGGGGGGACCGCGCCGTCGTCGCGGTCATCTACACCCACAGCCACGTCGACCACTTCGGCGGCGTCCTCGGGGTGACCTCCCAGGCCGACGTCGACGCGGGCAAGGTCGCGGTGCTGGCGCCCGAGGGCTTCACCGAACACGCCGTGCAGGAGAACGTCTACGCCGGAACGGCGATGGCGCGTCGCGCCGGGTACATGTACGGCGCCGTGCTCGAGCGCGGACCGCAGGGGCAGGTGGGCTGCGGGCTGGGCCAGACGCCGTCGACGGGCGAGGTCGCGATCATCGTGCCGACGGTCGACATCCGCGAGACGGGGGAGACCCACACGATCGACGGCGTGGAGATCGAGTTCCAGATGGCGCCCGGCACCGAGGCGCCGGCCGAGATGCACTTCTACTTCCCGCGGTACCGCGCGCTGTGCATGGCCGAGAACGCGACGCACAACCTGCACAACCTGCTGACGTTGCGGGGAGCGCTGGTGCGTGACCCGCACGGCTGGGCCGGCTACCTCACCGAGGCGATCGACACCTTCGCCGACCGCGCCGACGTCGTGTTCGCCTCGCACCACTGGCCGACATGGGGCGCCGACCGCATCGTCGAATTCCTCTCGCTGCAACGGGATCTGTACGCGTACCTGCACGACCAGACGCTGCGCCAGCTCAACCAGGGCTACACCGGCATCGAGATCGCCGAGACGTTCGCGATGCCGCCCGCGCTCGAGCGGGCCTGGCACGCGCACGGCTACTACGGCTCGGTCAGCCACAACGTCAAGGCGGTGTACCAGCGCTACATGGGCTGGTTCGACGGCAACCCCGGGCGGTTGTGGCCGCACCCGCCCGAAGCCATCGGCCCCCGCTACGTCGCGGCGATGGGCGGCCTCGACCGCGTCGTCGAGCTGGCGCAGCAGGCCTTTGACGAGGGCGATTTCCGCTGGGCGGCAACACTTCTCGATCATGCGATCTTCACCGACGAGAATCACGGCGGTGCGCGGCAGCTCTATGCCGACACCCTCGAGCAGCTGGCCTACGGGTCGGAGACCGCGACCTGGCGCAACTTCTTCCTGGCCGGGGCCACCGAACTGCGGGAGGGCAACTTCGGCACCCCGACAGCCACGTCGACCACCATGGCCGCACAGCTGTCGCCCGAGCAGATGTTCGACGTGCTGGCGATCAGCGTGAACGGCCCGCGGGCATGGGATCTCGATCTCGCGATCGACGTCACGTTCGGTGACACCGACACCAATTACCGGTTGACGCTGCGTAACGGCGTGCTGGTCTACCGCAAGGTCGACGCCGACGGCCAGACGGCGCAGGCGACGATCCGGCTGGCGACCAAGGTGCGGCTGCTGAGCCTGGCGGCCGGTGACGCGACGTCGCCGGGCGTCGAGATCACCGGCGACGGCGGTGTTCTGGAGCAGCTCGTGGCGGTACTGGACAAACCCGACCCAGGGTTCGACATCGTCACGCCGTAG
- a CDS encoding ATP-binding protein — translation MTTVPNACRHCGVEQRENARFCDSCGAPITRLSGAEYKQVTVLFADVVRSMEIARALGPEALRELMTELVNTCGAVVRRYGGDLNQFTGDGIMALFGVPNALEDHARRACLAALDIQARSAHVDSTALRRAGMVLRLRIGLNSGLVIAGDVGSAPIAYTAMGGHVGMAQRMESVAGPGGIMLSESTARLVENDFLLGARQFVHIKGADEPVASRRLVSAVSRRSMDARRSPLIGRESETETLAGILHDALNRTGSVVTVQGPPGVGKTRLVQESVAAAVGREFEVFFTYCESHTREISFTVISRLLRAVFAIVGVEPTAARSMVRTATGDVDDQDLLLLDDLLGIRDPDVPLPEVSPDARRRRLVDLMTQVSLTRARPTVYVIEDVHWIDGVSESMLSEFAQAIVGAWATVLITFRPEYRGTMSRIAGAKAIALAPLGDVEVRQLVRGLLGTDPSVDGLVEVIVGRAAGIAFCAEEIVRDLAERGEIRGTVGDYRCVQKVDDIHVPATVQAAIGARIDRLDPLAKRTLNAAAVVGLRFRAGVVESLLGTAEFDPLVDAQLVDIVGDGGDAEYAFHHPLTQKVAYESQLKSARSELHRRSAVILQQTVSAATGEGAALIAAQYEAAGDLKDAFGWSMRAAEWFGPRDIRAARQSWQQAARIADDLHDVEQDSLAMRIQTRALLCGTAFRVGGDPESTGFEELRSLTSRANDKRSLAIGMAGYLNTLTFNSRHHESAETASELATLLESIGDPTMTVGLLYGAAQAKWEAGQAIESRRLAQRIIDLADGDLVMGNLVIGSPLAWAMSLRGASSMLLGQPGWRTDMERGIDMARTFDAATRMVAQLYKLSVAIPNGAVLPDSRDMSMTAESLEIAERSGDNAALAFSYMNRAVCLLYAPEDHGPRGFEALWTARELIVRDKLTFTLRRLSDIELARQRLKSGDPDGALALAGPVLDEQFTSGEMTFRGPATSVVVEALLRRGTPHDLETARAAIDRLSRVPTDVGFVLHRLPVLRLRALLARQTGAEVEYREHLTRYRQLSAECGFDGHIAEAAAMTEYD, via the coding sequence ATGACGACTGTTCCGAACGCTTGCCGACATTGCGGAGTCGAGCAGCGGGAGAACGCCCGTTTCTGTGACTCCTGCGGCGCCCCGATCACTCGGCTGTCCGGCGCGGAATACAAGCAGGTCACGGTCCTGTTCGCTGATGTGGTCAGGTCCATGGAGATCGCGCGGGCGTTGGGTCCGGAAGCGCTCAGAGAGCTGATGACCGAGCTGGTCAACACGTGTGGCGCAGTGGTTCGCCGCTATGGCGGTGATCTGAATCAGTTCACCGGTGACGGGATCATGGCCCTGTTCGGCGTACCGAATGCTCTCGAGGACCATGCGCGCCGCGCATGTCTGGCCGCCCTGGATATCCAAGCCAGGTCCGCACATGTGGACTCGACGGCTCTGCGCCGCGCGGGGATGGTGCTGCGCTTGCGGATCGGACTCAACTCCGGTCTCGTCATCGCCGGCGATGTCGGTTCGGCGCCCATCGCGTACACGGCTATGGGAGGCCATGTGGGGATGGCGCAGCGTATGGAATCTGTCGCCGGACCGGGCGGCATCATGCTCAGCGAGTCGACTGCTCGACTCGTGGAGAACGATTTCCTGCTCGGAGCTCGACAATTCGTCCACATCAAAGGCGCCGATGAACCCGTTGCATCCCGCCGGCTCGTATCGGCGGTGTCTCGACGGAGTATGGATGCCCGCCGGTCTCCCCTGATCGGCAGGGAATCGGAGACGGAGACCCTCGCGGGGATCCTGCACGACGCGCTCAATCGAACCGGGTCCGTCGTCACAGTGCAGGGACCGCCGGGCGTCGGCAAGACGCGACTGGTCCAAGAATCGGTGGCTGCCGCGGTCGGGCGCGAATTCGAGGTGTTCTTCACATACTGCGAATCGCATACCCGCGAGATCTCATTCACTGTGATTTCACGACTGTTGCGGGCGGTCTTCGCCATCGTCGGTGTCGAACCGACCGCCGCGCGATCGATGGTTCGCACCGCCACCGGCGATGTCGACGACCAGGATCTGCTTCTGCTCGACGATCTGCTCGGCATCCGCGATCCGGACGTCCCGCTCCCCGAGGTGAGTCCCGATGCGCGGCGGCGGCGGCTCGTCGATCTGATGACCCAGGTGTCGCTGACCAGGGCCCGTCCCACCGTGTACGTCATCGAAGACGTCCATTGGATCGACGGCGTCAGCGAGTCGATGCTCAGCGAGTTCGCCCAGGCCATCGTCGGTGCATGGGCGACGGTCCTGATCACCTTCCGGCCCGAGTACCGAGGAACGATGTCCCGGATAGCCGGTGCCAAGGCGATTGCGTTGGCCCCGCTCGGAGACGTGGAAGTACGTCAGCTGGTCAGAGGTCTCCTCGGGACGGATCCGTCAGTCGACGGGCTCGTGGAGGTGATCGTCGGGCGTGCGGCCGGGATCGCCTTCTGTGCCGAGGAGATCGTCCGCGATCTGGCGGAACGAGGCGAGATTCGAGGGACGGTCGGCGATTACCGCTGTGTCCAGAAGGTCGACGACATCCACGTGCCCGCCACGGTGCAAGCCGCTATCGGTGCTCGAATCGACCGACTCGACCCCCTCGCCAAGCGCACGCTCAACGCGGCGGCGGTCGTCGGTCTGAGGTTCCGTGCCGGCGTAGTAGAGAGCCTCCTCGGCACTGCGGAATTCGATCCGCTGGTCGACGCCCAGCTCGTCGACATCGTTGGTGACGGAGGCGATGCCGAGTATGCCTTTCACCATCCACTCACCCAGAAGGTGGCGTACGAATCGCAGCTGAAATCCGCGCGCTCGGAGTTGCACCGCCGTAGCGCCGTGATCCTGCAGCAGACCGTCTCGGCGGCCACCGGTGAAGGCGCCGCCCTGATCGCGGCCCAGTACGAGGCTGCCGGCGACTTGAAGGACGCCTTCGGATGGTCGATGCGGGCGGCGGAATGGTTCGGGCCACGCGACATCCGGGCGGCGCGTCAGAGCTGGCAGCAGGCTGCACGCATCGCCGATGACCTCCATGATGTCGAACAGGACTCGTTGGCGATGAGGATCCAGACCCGAGCGTTGTTGTGTGGAACGGCATTTCGCGTCGGCGGTGACCCCGAATCGACGGGGTTCGAGGAGCTGCGCAGCCTGACGTCGCGGGCGAACGACAAGCGATCGCTGGCCATCGGAATGGCGGGCTATCTCAACACTCTCACCTTCAACTCGCGACACCACGAGTCTGCAGAGACGGCGTCCGAACTCGCCACACTGCTCGAGTCGATCGGCGACCCGACGATGACCGTCGGACTTCTCTACGGCGCAGCGCAGGCCAAGTGGGAAGCCGGTCAAGCGATCGAGAGCCGACGGCTGGCGCAGCGCATCATCGACCTGGCTGACGGCGATCTCGTGATGGGCAACCTGGTGATCGGCTCTCCGCTTGCGTGGGCCATGTCGCTACGGGGAGCGTCATCGATGTTGTTGGGTCAGCCGGGATGGCGCACCGACATGGAGCGCGGCATCGACATGGCCCGGACATTCGACGCGGCCACGCGGATGGTGGCGCAACTGTACAAACTCTCGGTGGCGATCCCGAACGGTGCGGTACTGCCCGATTCGAGGGATATGTCGATGACAGCGGAGTCGCTGGAGATCGCGGAGCGGTCCGGTGACAATGCCGCACTCGCCTTCTCGTACATGAATCGGGCGGTGTGTCTGCTGTACGCGCCCGAGGACCATGGTCCGAGGGGTTTCGAGGCGCTGTGGACGGCGCGCGAATTGATCGTGCGCGACAAGCTGACTTTCACCTTGCGGCGGCTCTCCGATATCGAATTGGCGCGGCAGCGGCTGAAGTCGGGCGATCCCGATGGGGCGCTTGCTCTTGCTGGGCCCGTGCTCGATGAACAGTTCACCAGCGGCGAGATGACTTTCCGTGGTCCCGCCACGTCGGTGGTCGTCGAAGCGTTGTTGCGTCGCGGCACACCGCACGATCTCGAGACGGCTCGAGCTGCGATCGACAGATTGTCCAGGGTGCCGACGGATGTCGGATTCGTTCTGCATCGCCTTCCCGTTCTTCGGCTGCGGGCGCTGTTGGCCAGACAGACAGGAGCAGAGGTCGAATATCGAGAGCATCTGACCCGGTATCGGCAGTTATCCGCGGAGTGTGGTTTCGACGGCCATATCGCCGAAGCCGCCGCGATGACCGAGTACGACTAG
- a CDS encoding SDR family NAD(P)-dependent oxidoreductase codes for MSDQKQLHRATIGRVSGYADSLFDLTDRVVLVTGGSRGLGREMALAAARCGADVVIASRKYDACVATAEEIAAETGRATFPYAVHVGRWDELDGLVDAAYDRFGRVDVLVNNAGMSPLYDTLTDVTEKLFDAVMNLNLKGPFRLSALVGERMVAAGGGSIINVSTHGSLRPDPSFLPYAASKAGLNAMTEGLAKAFGPTVRVNTLMPGPFLTDISTAWNLSGDNPFRHFALQRAGQPREIIGAALFLMSDASSYTTGSIVRADGGMP; via the coding sequence ATGTCGGACCAGAAGCAGTTGCACCGTGCCACCATAGGGCGCGTGTCAGGGTATGCCGATTCACTGTTCGATCTGACCGACCGGGTGGTGCTCGTCACCGGCGGCAGCCGCGGTCTGGGGCGGGAGATGGCGTTGGCGGCAGCGCGGTGCGGTGCCGACGTCGTCATCGCCAGCCGCAAGTACGACGCGTGCGTGGCCACCGCCGAGGAGATCGCCGCCGAGACCGGCCGGGCCACGTTCCCGTACGCGGTGCACGTCGGCCGGTGGGACGAGCTCGACGGTCTGGTCGACGCCGCCTACGACCGGTTCGGCCGGGTCGACGTGCTGGTCAACAACGCCGGCATGTCCCCGCTCTACGACACGCTGACCGACGTCACCGAGAAGCTGTTCGACGCGGTGATGAATCTGAACCTCAAGGGCCCGTTCCGGTTGTCGGCTCTGGTCGGGGAGCGCATGGTGGCCGCGGGCGGCGGGTCGATCATCAACGTCAGCACGCACGGCTCGCTGCGGCCCGACCCGTCGTTTCTGCCCTACGCCGCGTCGAAGGCGGGGCTGAACGCGATGACCGAGGGGCTCGCGAAGGCGTTCGGTCCGACGGTGCGGGTGAACACACTGATGCCCGGCCCCTTCCTCACCGACATCAGCACGGCGTGGAACCTGTCCGGCGACAACCCCTTCCGGCACTTCGCGTTGCAACGTGCCGGCCAGCCGCGTGAGATCATCGGCGCCGCACTGTTTCTGATGTCGGATGCGTCGAGTTACACGACCGGTTCCATCGTGCGCGCCGACGGCGGGATGCCCTAG
- a CDS encoding histidine phosphatase family protein — MQLLLVRHALPLRSEPGEGSDPRLSDEGVAQAARLPDALARFPITRLVSSPQVRAVETGRPLADTLGLPIEVDDRLAEYDRDLPHYIPIEQIAQENPQELQRLIDGHLPSGVDEDAFRARITAGIEDLVAAADHDDTVAVFSHGGVINVLLHAILGTERLLSFHVDYASVTRLLSSRSGRLSVASVNGTEHVWDLLPRNQR; from the coding sequence GTGCAACTGCTTCTGGTCCGACATGCGCTACCGCTGCGCAGCGAGCCCGGGGAGGGCTCGGATCCCCGCCTGTCCGACGAGGGGGTCGCGCAGGCGGCACGGCTGCCCGATGCGCTGGCCCGCTTCCCGATCACCCGCCTGGTGAGCAGCCCGCAGGTACGGGCGGTCGAGACGGGCCGACCGCTGGCCGACACGCTCGGGTTGCCGATCGAGGTGGACGACCGGCTCGCCGAGTACGACCGCGACCTGCCGCACTACATCCCGATCGAGCAGATCGCGCAGGAGAATCCGCAGGAGCTGCAACGGCTGATCGACGGCCATCTGCCGAGCGGTGTCGACGAGGACGCCTTCCGCGCCCGCATCACCGCCGGCATCGAGGACCTCGTCGCGGCGGCCGACCACGACGACACGGTCGCGGTGTTCAGCCACGGCGGTGTGATCAACGTGCTGCTGCACGCCATCCTGGGCACCGAACGCCTGCTGTCGTTCCACGTCGACTACGCGTCGGTGACGCGGCTGCTGTCCTCGCGCAGCGGACGGCTCTCGGTCGCGAGCGTCAACGGCACCGAACACGTATGGGACTTATTGCCCCGGAACCAGCGATGA
- a CDS encoding phosphotransferase family protein encodes MTDLEGLDLAALDRHLREAGVPRDGELRAELVSGGRSNLTFLVSDDASRWVLRRPPLHGLTPSAHDMAREYRVVAALADTAVPVARAVTMRNDDSVLGAPFQMVEYVPGRVVRHTGQLEELGDRDTIEACVDALIGVLAELHAVDPDAVGLGDFGKPAGYLERQVRRWGSQWELVKRPDDPCDADVKRLHARLAEAVPAHSRAAIVHGDYRIDNTILDADDPTRVVAVLDWEMSTLGDPLSDAALMCVYRHPTFHYVHADAAWASELIPNPDALAEKYARAAGQDLHDWDFYMALAYFKLAIIGAGIAYRSREAGLTDDTDKVGEAVAPLIAAGLAELA; translated from the coding sequence GTGACTGACCTCGAGGGCTTGGATCTGGCCGCACTGGACCGGCATCTGCGCGAGGCCGGCGTGCCGCGTGACGGCGAACTCCGCGCCGAACTGGTGTCGGGCGGCCGGTCGAACCTGACGTTCCTGGTCTCCGACGACGCGTCGAGGTGGGTGCTGCGCAGGCCGCCGCTGCACGGACTGACCCCGTCGGCGCACGACATGGCCCGTGAGTACCGGGTGGTCGCGGCACTCGCCGACACCGCGGTGCCGGTCGCCCGCGCGGTGACGATGCGCAACGACGACTCCGTGCTCGGCGCGCCGTTCCAGATGGTGGAGTACGTGCCGGGCCGAGTGGTGCGCCACACCGGCCAGCTCGAGGAGCTCGGCGACAGGGACACCATCGAGGCGTGCGTCGACGCGCTGATCGGGGTGCTGGCCGAGCTGCACGCGGTCGACCCCGACGCCGTCGGACTCGGCGACTTCGGCAAGCCGGCCGGATACCTGGAGCGCCAGGTGCGGCGCTGGGGTTCGCAGTGGGAGCTGGTCAAGCGCCCCGACGATCCCTGCGACGCGGACGTCAAGCGGCTGCACGCCCGACTCGCCGAGGCGGTCCCCGCGCACAGCCGGGCCGCCATCGTGCACGGTGACTACCGCATCGACAACACGATCCTCGACGCCGACGATCCGACCCGGGTGGTGGCGGTGCTCGACTGGGAGATGTCCACGCTCGGCGACCCGCTCAGCGACGCGGCGCTGATGTGCGTGTACCGGCATCCCACGTTCCACTACGTGCACGCCGACGCGGCCTGGGCCTCGGAGCTGATCCCGAACCCGGATGCGCTGGCCGAGAAGTATGCCCGCGCCGCCGGTCAGGACCTGCACGACTGGGACTTCTACATGGCGCTGGCCTACTTCAAGCTCGCGATCATCGGGGCCGGCATCGCTTACCGTTCCCGCGAGGCCGGCCTGACCGACGACACGGACAAGGTCGGCGAGGCCGTCGCTCCGTTGATCGCTGCGGGGCTGGCCGAGCTGGCCTAG
- a CDS encoding transglutaminase-like domain-containing protein, which produces MKRDVGAELDVEITAPTTLEFQIAVAPQSGVEVTESLSFVLDGKEIPSGDIKEIAGEHGNRIHTLEVAQGNLKVSYSASVVGQADPPPLRDIDLSTYLRPSRYAEADKFFGFAATEFGDLADTATILEKVSSWVGSRLNYVPGSSDPIDGAADTLLAGEGVCRDYAHLVVALLRAVNVPARLVSVYAPGCQPMDFHAVAEAFVDGQWRVVDATLLAPRQSLVRIATGRDAADTAWLDNHKGAITVNNMTVTATVDGDLPRDSIDQLVSIQ; this is translated from the coding sequence ATGAAACGTGATGTCGGCGCGGAACTGGACGTGGAGATCACTGCGCCCACGACGCTCGAGTTCCAGATCGCCGTGGCGCCGCAGTCGGGCGTCGAGGTCACCGAATCCCTGTCATTCGTGTTGGACGGCAAGGAGATTCCGTCGGGTGACATCAAGGAGATCGCCGGCGAGCACGGCAACCGGATCCACACACTCGAGGTCGCGCAGGGGAACCTGAAGGTCAGTTACTCGGCCAGCGTCGTGGGGCAGGCCGACCCGCCGCCGCTGCGCGACATCGACCTGTCGACGTATCTGCGGCCCAGCCGGTACGCCGAGGCGGACAAGTTCTTCGGCTTCGCCGCGACCGAATTCGGTGATCTTGCCGACACCGCCACGATCCTGGAGAAGGTGTCCTCCTGGGTCGGCTCCCGGCTCAACTACGTCCCCGGCTCCAGCGATCCGATCGACGGCGCGGCCGACACTCTGCTCGCCGGTGAAGGTGTCTGCCGCGATTACGCGCATCTGGTGGTCGCCCTGCTGCGTGCGGTCAACGTCCCCGCGCGGCTTGTGTCGGTGTACGCGCCGGGCTGCCAGCCGATGGACTTCCATGCCGTCGCCGAGGCGTTCGTCGACGGTCAGTGGCGAGTGGTCGACGCGACACTGCTGGCGCCGCGCCAGTCCCTGGTGCGCATCGCCACCGGACGCGATGCCGCCGACACCGCATGGCTCGACAACCACAAGGGGGCGATCACGGTGAACAACATGACCGTCACCGCGACGGTCGACGGCGACCTGCCCCGTGACTCGATCGACCAGTTGGTGTCGATCCAGTGA
- a CDS encoding LapA family protein, with translation MSSDPFASADPPPPPPPFDAPATAATGTITPGQSAVHRTRAAALWSALTLGFLVLIVLLIFIAQNTESTEFQFLGWQWSLPLGVAILFAAVAGGLLAVAVGAVRIFQLRRAAKKNLKGGI, from the coding sequence ATGTCCAGCGATCCCTTCGCGTCGGCCGACCCGCCACCACCGCCGCCGCCGTTCGACGCGCCCGCCACTGCAGCGACGGGCACCATCACCCCTGGGCAATCGGCCGTCCACCGCACCCGCGCGGCAGCGCTGTGGTCGGCGCTGACGCTGGGCTTCCTCGTGCTCATCGTCCTGCTGATCTTCATCGCACAGAACACCGAGTCCACCGAGTTCCAGTTCCTCGGCTGGCAGTGGAGCCTGCCGCTGGGGGTGGCCATCCTGTTCGCGGCGGTGGCCGGCGGACTGCTGGCGGTCGCCGTCGGCGCGGTACGCATCTTCCAGTTACGCCGCGCGGCGAAGAAGAACCTCAAGGGCGGCATCTAG
- a CDS encoding ABC transporter substrate-binding protein, translated as MAVTVAACGSSNPLGGGEISGDLKSIKVGSADFTESKIIAEIYAQALEANGFTVSRQFGIGSRETYIPAVQDHSIDLIPEYTGNLLQYFDAKSAATTPDAVLLALFQALPGDLSILTPAPAEDKDTLAVSEATAQRWNLKSIADLAQRSAEVKVGAPSEFQTRQTGLVGLKEKYGLDIAPANFVAISDGGGPATVQALTGGTVTAANIFSTSPAIEQSKLVVLEDPKNVFLAANVVPLVASQKMSTDLKTVLDAVSAKLTTEALIQMNTAVEGNKGIDPDEAAGKWIADNGFDKPVQK; from the coding sequence ATGGCGGTGACGGTGGCGGCCTGTGGCAGCTCCAATCCGCTCGGCGGCGGCGAGATCTCCGGAGATCTGAAGTCGATCAAGGTGGGGTCCGCGGACTTCACCGAGTCGAAGATCATCGCCGAGATCTACGCCCAGGCGCTGGAGGCGAACGGCTTCACGGTGTCGCGTCAGTTCGGAATCGGCAGTCGCGAGACCTATATCCCCGCGGTGCAGGACCACTCGATCGACCTGATCCCCGAATACACGGGCAACCTGCTGCAGTACTTCGACGCCAAGAGCGCCGCGACCACTCCCGACGCCGTGCTGCTGGCGCTGTTCCAGGCCCTGCCCGGTGATCTGTCGATCCTCACTCCGGCCCCCGCGGAGGACAAGGACACCCTCGCGGTGTCCGAGGCGACCGCGCAGCGCTGGAATCTGAAATCGATCGCCGATCTCGCGCAGCGCTCCGCAGAGGTCAAAGTCGGTGCGCCGTCGGAGTTCCAGACGCGCCAGACCGGGCTGGTGGGGCTCAAGGAGAAGTACGGTCTGGACATCGCGCCGGCCAACTTCGTCGCCATCAGCGACGGCGGCGGTCCGGCGACAGTGCAGGCGCTCACCGGCGGCACGGTCACCGCGGCGAACATCTTCTCCACGTCGCCGGCGATCGAGCAGAGCAAGTTGGTGGTTCTCGAAGACCCGAAGAACGTGTTCCTGGCGGCCAACGTGGTCCCGTTGGTGGCCTCGCAGAAGATGTCGACCGACCTCAAGACCGTGCTCGACGCGGTCAGCGCCAAGCTCACCACCGAGGCGCTGATCCAGATGAACACCGCGGTGGAGGGAAACAAGGGCATCGACCCCGACGAGGCGGCGGGAAAGTGGATCGCCGACAACGGCTTCGACAAGCCCGTCCAGAAGTAG